A single Paracoccus pantotrophus DNA region contains:
- a CDS encoding heme lyase CcmF/NrfE family subunit, protein MIAELGHFALILAFAVALFQMVVPMVGASKGWSGWIDSARPAALAQFGLVGISFAALTMAFVTSDFSVALVYQNSHTAKPMIYKISGVWGNHEGSMLLWVLIVTLFGAMAAVFDANLPPKLRARVLAVQASIGAAFLAFILFTSNPFLRMASPPFDGRDLNPLLQDPGLAFHPPFLYLGYVGLSMAFSFAVAALIEGRVDAAWARWVRPWTLAAWVFLTIGIALGSWWAYYELGWGGFWFWDPVENASFMPWLIAAALLHSAIVVEKREVLKSWTILLAIMAFGFSLIGTFIVRSGVITSVHSFASDPQRGLFILAILAFFVGGALLLYTVRAASMQARGAFAPVSREGALVLNNILLAVSALVVFVGTVWPLVAEMLWDRRLSVGAPFFEQAFTPFMVALAIILPLGAILPWKRGRLKRALYPLRGALVFAGAVMALVFAVSTGHSALAVIGAGLGAWLVAGAAVDLWLRTGNSGLARLRRLPRADWGKAVAHAGLGVTFIGISLLMAWQVEDIRVARIGETFTVAGYDITLESVEERPGPNYNSIIAAMTVDRDGRQVALLHPEKRVYPVQSMPTTEAAIQNGLFRDLYLVIGDQQQGGGWAVRVYIKPFASWIWLGSALMALGGFISLSDRRYRVAAGARHARVAPQPAE, encoded by the coding sequence ATGATCGCTGAACTTGGCCATTTCGCGCTGATCCTGGCCTTTGCCGTGGCGCTGTTCCAGATGGTCGTGCCGATGGTCGGCGCCAGCAAGGGCTGGAGCGGCTGGATCGATTCCGCCCGCCCAGCCGCCCTGGCGCAGTTCGGGCTGGTCGGCATTTCCTTCGCGGCGCTGACCATGGCCTTCGTGACCTCGGATTTCTCGGTCGCGCTGGTCTATCAGAACTCGCATACCGCCAAGCCGATGATCTACAAGATCAGCGGCGTCTGGGGCAACCACGAGGGCTCGATGTTGCTGTGGGTGCTGATCGTGACGCTGTTCGGCGCCATGGCCGCGGTCTTCGACGCCAACCTGCCGCCCAAGCTGCGGGCGCGGGTGCTGGCGGTGCAGGCGTCGATCGGCGCGGCCTTCCTGGCCTTCATCCTGTTCACCTCGAACCCCTTCCTGCGCATGGCGAGCCCGCCCTTTGACGGGCGCGACCTGAACCCGCTGTTGCAGGATCCCGGCCTCGCCTTCCATCCGCCCTTCCTTTACCTCGGCTATGTCGGGCTCAGCATGGCCTTCAGCTTTGCCGTGGCCGCGCTGATCGAGGGGCGGGTCGATGCCGCCTGGGCGCGCTGGGTCCGGCCCTGGACGCTGGCGGCCTGGGTCTTCCTGACCATCGGCATCGCGCTGGGTTCCTGGTGGGCCTATTACGAGCTGGGCTGGGGTGGCTTCTGGTTCTGGGATCCGGTGGAGAACGCCAGCTTCATGCCCTGGCTGATCGCCGCCGCGCTTCTGCATTCCGCCATCGTGGTGGAAAAGCGCGAGGTGCTGAAAAGCTGGACCATCCTGCTGGCGATCATGGCCTTCGGCTTTTCGCTGATCGGCACCTTCATCGTGCGCTCGGGCGTCATCACCTCGGTCCACAGCTTTGCCAGCGATCCGCAGCGCGGCTTGTTCATCCTGGCGATCCTGGCCTTTTTCGTCGGCGGCGCCCTGCTGCTTTACACCGTCCGCGCCGCCTCGATGCAGGCGCGGGGCGCCTTTGCCCCGGTCTCGCGCGAGGGGGCGCTGGTTCTGAACAACATCCTGCTGGCGGTTTCGGCCCTAGTGGTCTTTGTCGGCACGGTCTGGCCGCTGGTGGCCGAGATGCTGTGGGACCGCCGGCTGTCGGTGGGCGCGCCCTTCTTCGAGCAGGCCTTCACGCCCTTCATGGTGGCGCTGGCGATCATCCTGCCCCTGGGCGCGATCCTGCCGTGGAAGCGCGGCCGGCTGAAGCGCGCGCTTTACCCGCTGCGCGGGGCGCTGGTCTTTGCCGGGGCGGTGATGGCGCTGGTCTTTGCCGTCTCGACCGGCCATTCGGCGCTGGCGGTGATCGGCGCAGGCCTAGGCGCCTGGCTGGTTGCGGGTGCGGCGGTGGATCTGTGGCTGCGCACCGGCAATTCCGGCCTTGCGCGCCTGCGCCGGCTGCCGCGGGCCGATTGGGGCAAGGCCGTGGCCCATGCCGGGCTGGGCGTCACCTTCATCGGCATCAGCCTGCTGATGGCCTGGCAGGTCGAGGACATCCGCGTGGCCCGCATCGGCGAGACCTTCACCGTCGCCGGCTATGACATCACCCTGGAAAGCGTCGAGGAGCGTCCGGGCCCCAACTACAATTCGATCATCGCCGCGATGACGGTCGATCGCGACGGGCGGCAGGTCGCGCTGCTGCATCCCGAAAAGCGGGTCTACCCGGTGCAATCCATGCCCACGACCGAGGCGGCGATCCAGAACGGGCTGTTCCGCGACCTTTACCTGGTTATCGGCGATCAGCAGCAGGGCGGCGGCTGGGCGGTGCGGGTCTATATCAAGCCTTTCGCCAGCTGGATCTGGCTCGGCTCGGCGCTGATGGCGCTTGGCGGCTTCATCAGCCTGTCGGACCGGCGCTATCGCGTCGCCGCCGGCGCCCGCCATGCCCGCGTCGCGCCCCAGCCGGCGGAGTAG
- a CDS encoding cytochrome c-type biogenesis protein, producing the protein MRALILCLSLLLALPALAVQPDEVLSDPALEARAREISKTLRCPICQGETIDESNAAISRDLRLYLRERLVAGDSDAQAVQAIADRFGEYVLFEPPARGANWLLYLAGPVMALLALLVGWRFIRSRNLAEEGPEKLSDEEKARLEQILRD; encoded by the coding sequence ATGCGCGCCCTGATCCTGTGCCTGTCGCTGCTGCTTGCGCTGCCCGCCCTGGCCGTCCAGCCCGACGAGGTGCTGTCCGACCCGGCGCTGGAGGCGCGGGCGCGCGAGATCTCCAAGACCCTGCGCTGCCCGATCTGCCAGGGCGAGACCATCGACGAATCGAATGCCGCCATCAGCCGCGACCTGCGGCTTTACCTGCGCGAGCGCCTGGTCGCCGGCGACAGCGATGCCCAGGCGGTGCAGGCCATCGCCGACCGTTTCGGCGAATATGTCCTGTTCGAGCCGCCAGCGCGCGGGGCGAACTGGCTGCTCTACCTGGCCGGGCCGGTGATGGCGCTGCTGGCGCTGCTGGTGGGCTGGCGCTTCATCCGCTCGCGCAACCTGGCCGAGGAAGGGCCGGAAAAGCTCAGCGACGAGGAAAAGGCCCGGCTGGAGCAGATCCTGCGCGACTGA
- a CDS encoding enoyl-CoA hydratase-related protein yields the protein MSFQTIEFTHQDGIARLALNRPDVVNALNRAMRAEIVAALTGLPPGARCVVLTGNGRGFCSGQDLADATGGFDVETILREEYEPMLAAISDAPVPVIAAVNGIAAGAGANLALAADVVIAAESASFVQAFSRIGLIPDAGGTFIVPRSVGVPRAMGMMLFADRIPATQAAEWGLIWEAVPDADFETAVAARAQTLAQGPTAALLAIRQALRASGGNDMAGQLRLEARLQGEMARTEDFAEGVAAFLQKRAPRFKGR from the coding sequence ATGAGCTTTCAGACCATCGAATTCACGCATCAGGACGGCATTGCAAGGCTGGCGCTGAACCGGCCCGACGTGGTCAACGCGCTGAACCGCGCCATGCGGGCCGAGATCGTCGCGGCGCTGACCGGCCTGCCGCCGGGCGCGCGCTGCGTGGTGCTGACCGGGAACGGGCGCGGCTTCTGCTCGGGCCAGGATCTGGCCGATGCCACCGGCGGCTTCGACGTGGAGACCATCCTGCGCGAGGAATACGAGCCGATGCTGGCCGCCATCTCGGACGCGCCGGTGCCGGTGATCGCCGCGGTGAACGGCATCGCGGCGGGGGCGGGGGCCAACCTGGCGCTGGCCGCCGACGTGGTCATCGCCGCGGAAAGCGCCAGCTTCGTGCAGGCGTTCAGCCGGATCGGCCTGATCCCCGACGCGGGCGGGACATTCATCGTGCCGCGCTCGGTCGGGGTGCCGCGCGCCATGGGGATGATGCTGTTCGCCGACCGCATTCCCGCGACCCAGGCGGCGGAATGGGGACTGATCTGGGAGGCGGTGCCGGACGCGGATTTCGAAACGGCCGTGGCGGCGCGCGCGCAAACCCTGGCCCAGGGACCGACGGCGGCCTTACTGGCGATCCGGCAGGCGTTGCGCGCCTCGGGCGGCAACGACATGGCCGGGCAGTTGCGGCTGGAGGCGCGGCTGCAAGGCGAAATGGCCCGGACCGAGGATTTCGCCGAAGGGGTCGCGGCCTTCCTGCAAAAGCGCGCGCCGCGGTTCAAGGGGCGCTGA
- a CDS encoding NUDIX hydrolase, translating into MAGTAPASRDAAEQPIRDAATVIVLDRNAQGGPSVLMGQRGASAVFMPSKYVFPGGAVDAGDAQVRLAGDLPARTSALLAAEPRAESQVTPLALAAAALRELAEETGLLTGPPGPAPEGWDHYAGAGLAPDASALIYLFRAITPPGRTRRFDARFLLLDAERLHGDRHDFSAACDELSHLHWVPLTEARALDLPFITEVVLAEVASLLATAGDGPLAPPPTVPFFDNRLSVPRFMRIG; encoded by the coding sequence CTGGCCGGGACCGCCCCCGCAAGCCGCGATGCCGCCGAGCAGCCGATCCGCGATGCCGCCACCGTCATCGTGCTGGACCGCAACGCCCAGGGCGGGCCTTCGGTGCTGATGGGGCAACGGGGGGCTTCTGCGGTGTTCATGCCCTCGAAATACGTCTTTCCGGGCGGCGCGGTGGATGCCGGCGACGCCCAGGTGCGCCTGGCCGGCGACCTGCCGGCCCGAACCTCGGCCCTGCTGGCCGCCGAACCGCGCGCCGAATCGCAGGTCACGCCCCTGGCGCTGGCCGCCGCCGCCCTGCGGGAACTGGCCGAGGAAACCGGCCTTTTGACCGGCCCCCCCGGCCCCGCGCCCGAGGGCTGGGATCATTACGCCGGGGCCGGGCTGGCGCCCGACGCTTCGGCGCTGATCTACCTGTTCCGCGCCATCACCCCGCCCGGCCGGACCCGGCGCTTCGACGCGCGCTTCCTGTTGCTGGACGCCGAGCGGCTGCATGGGGATCGCCACGATTTCAGCGCCGCCTGCGACGAGCTTTCGCATCTGCATTGGGTGCCATTGACCGAGGCGCGGGCGCTGGACCTGCCCTTCATCACCGAGGTGGTGCTGGCCGAGGTCGCAAGCCTGCTGGCCACGGCCGGCGACGGGCCGCTGGCCCCGCCGCCGACGGTGCCCTTCTTCGACAACAGGCTGTCGGTGCCGCGCTTCATGCGCATCGGCTAG
- a CDS encoding DUF983 domain-containing protein, which yields MPHAYSDTALPERPVKPAMLRGALGRCPSCGQGRLFRGYLSVSPTCPHCHEELHHQRADDGPAYLTILLVSHLGAPLLLAIYMMYRPSAMAMLIGFGLGAVVLSLLLLPRIKGGMIGFQWARRMHGFGAEPAAIEAAAS from the coding sequence ATGCCCCATGCCTATTCCGACACCGCCCTGCCCGAACGTCCCGTCAAGCCGGCCATGCTGCGCGGCGCGCTTGGCCGCTGCCCCTCCTGCGGGCAGGGGCGGCTGTTTCGGGGCTATCTGTCGGTCAGCCCCACCTGCCCGCATTGCCACGAGGAACTGCACCATCAGCGTGCCGACGACGGCCCGGCCTATCTGACCATCCTGCTGGTCTCGCATCTGGGCGCGCCGCTCTTGCTGGCGATCTACATGATGTATCGCCCCTCGGCCATGGCCATGCTGATCGGCTTCGGCCTGGGCGCGGTGGTGCTGTCGCTGCTGCTGCTGCCCCGGATCAAGGGCGGGATGATCGGCTTCCAATGGGCGCGCCGCATGCATGGCTTCGGCGCCGAGCCCGCCGCGATCGAGGCCGCCGCGTCGTGA
- a CDS encoding diguanylate cyclase has product MAGRILVVDGVPTNRITMKVRLASACYEVSTASSAAEALRIARLIHPQIVLVGAGLPDMDGAALCGALRTQPWAADLPVLVQASGADRVAALRAGAAALIDAGSDELTLLARIRGLMRHEYGALDHPAPGMAEAAAGFAADNRPRAVFVADRPATALGWRHALRDRVDFAIAVREPEHALAEAASSRVADLYLIAVDIQQPGDGLRLLSELRSRPRSREAAVVVTLRPERAEMMPVALDLGAGDVLPWDLARPDAAPETAMRLSAQLARKHEADRRRHETQRNMRWAMTDPLTGLHNRRFALPRLAELATEAQERQGDLAVMLLDLDRFKQVNDIHGHPAGDAVLAEIAARLAATLPEGALLARFGGEEFLAVLPDCPARAARRVAEDLRRAVMAAPVALPQGCQDAELGVTISVGVATGHGAPHLLPLDPQALLASADRALLNAKSSGRNRIVMAASGLAA; this is encoded by the coding sequence ATGGCGGGGCGTATTCTTGTCGTTGACGGCGTGCCGACGAATCGCATCACCATGAAGGTGCGATTGGCTTCGGCCTGCTACGAGGTCTCGACCGCCAGCTCGGCGGCCGAGGCGTTGCGCATCGCCCGGCTGATCCATCCGCAGATCGTGCTGGTCGGCGCCGGCCTGCCCGACATGGACGGGGCCGCGCTGTGCGGCGCGCTGCGCACCCAGCCCTGGGCCGCCGACCTGCCGGTGCTGGTCCAGGCCAGCGGCGCGGATCGGGTGGCCGCGCTGCGGGCAGGCGCGGCGGCGCTGATCGACGCGGGCAGCGACGAGTTGACGCTGCTGGCGCGCATCCGCGGGCTGATGCGGCATGAATATGGCGCGCTGGATCATCCCGCCCCCGGCATGGCCGAGGCGGCGGCCGGCTTTGCCGCGGACAACCGTCCGCGCGCGGTCTTCGTCGCCGACCGGCCCGCCACGGCGCTGGGCTGGCGGCACGCCCTGCGCGACCGGGTAGATTTCGCCATCGCGGTCCGCGAACCCGAGCATGCGCTGGCCGAGGCCGCATCGAGCCGGGTCGCCGATCTTTACCTGATCGCCGTCGACATCCAGCAGCCGGGCGACGGGCTGCGGCTGCTGTCGGAACTGCGCTCGCGCCCGCGTTCGCGCGAGGCGGCGGTCGTGGTGACGCTGCGCCCTGAACGGGCCGAGATGATGCCGGTGGCGCTGGACTTGGGCGCGGGCGATGTGCTGCCCTGGGATCTGGCCCGCCCCGATGCCGCGCCCGAAACGGCGATGCGCCTGTCGGCCCAGCTGGCCCGCAAGCACGAGGCCGACCGCCGCCGGCACGAGACCCAGCGCAACATGCGCTGGGCGATGACCGATCCGCTGACCGGGCTGCACAACCGCCGCTTCGCCCTGCCCCGCCTTGCCGAGCTTGCCACAGAGGCGCAGGAGCGCCAGGGCGACCTGGCGGTCATGCTGCTGGACCTGGACCGCTTCAAGCAGGTGAATGACATCCACGGCCATCCGGCCGGGGATGCCGTGTTGGCCGAGATCGCCGCCCGCCTGGCCGCCACCCTGCCCGAGGGCGCGCTGCTGGCCCGTTTCGGCGGCGAGGAGTTCCTGGCCGTGCTGCCCGATTGCCCGGCCCGCGCCGCCCGCCGCGTCGCCGAGGATCTGCGCCGCGCGGTAATGGCCGCGCCGGTCGCCCTGCCGCAGGGCTGCCAGGATGCCGAATTGGGCGTCACCATCTCGGTCGGCGTGGCCACCGGCCATGGCGCGCCGCATCTGCTGCCGCTCGACCCCCAGGCGCTGCTGGCCAGCGCCGACCGTGCGCTGCTCAACGCCAAGTCCTCGGGCCGGAATCGTATCGTCATGGCCGCCTCGGGGCTTGCAGCCTGA
- a CDS encoding DUF3572 domain-containing protein: MTRNEARDIADAGFVHIAGDAELVGALLAQSGSDVAGLRAMAARPEFAVFVLDFLLEHDQRVLDFAQAAQIAPQRVQLARAVLGGGDPW, encoded by the coding sequence ATGACACGAAACGAGGCGCGCGACATAGCCGATGCGGGCTTTGTCCATATTGCCGGGGATGCGGAACTGGTAGGGGCGCTGCTGGCGCAATCGGGCAGCGACGTGGCGGGGCTGCGTGCCATGGCGGCGCGGCCGGAATTCGCCGTCTTCGTGCTGGATTTCCTGCTGGAGCACGACCAGCGCGTGCTGGATTTCGCGCAGGCCGCGCAGATCGCGCCGCAGCGGGTGCAGCTGGCGCGCGCCGTGCTGGGCGGGGGCGACCCCTGGTAG
- a CDS encoding aminotransferase, with translation MNQPQSWEARAETYSLYGFTDMPSVHQRGTVVVTHGEGPYIVDVHGRRYLDANSGLWNMVAGFDHRGLIEAAKAQYDRFPGYHAFFGRMSDQTVMLSEKLVEVSPFESGRVFYTNSGSEANDTMVKMLWFLHAAEGKPQKRKILTRWNAYHGVTAVSASMTGKPYNSVFGLPLPGFIHLTCPHYWRYGEEGETEEQFVARLARELEDTITREGADTIAGFFAEPVMGAGGVIPPAQGYFQAILPILRKHDIPMISDEVICGFGRTGSTWGCLTYDFMPDAIISSKNLTAGFFPMGAVILGPDLAKRVEAAVEAIEEFPHGFTASGHPVGCAIALKAIDVVMNEGLAENVRRLAPRFEAGLQRIADRPNIGEYRGIGFMWALEAVKDKPSKTPFDGNLSVSERIANTCTDLGLICRPLGQSIVLCPPFILTEAQMDEMFEKLEKALDKVFAEVA, from the coding sequence ATGAACCAACCGCAAAGCTGGGAAGCCCGCGCCGAGACCTATTCGCTCTACGGCTTCACCGACATGCCTTCGGTCCATCAGCGAGGCACCGTCGTCGTGACCCATGGCGAGGGCCCCTATATCGTCGATGTGCATGGCCGCCGCTATCTGGATGCCAATTCGGGGCTGTGGAACATGGTCGCCGGCTTCGACCACAGGGGCCTGATCGAGGCTGCCAAGGCGCAATACGACCGCTTTCCCGGCTATCACGCCTTTTTCGGCCGCATGTCCGACCAGACCGTGATGCTGTCGGAAAAGCTGGTAGAGGTCTCGCCCTTCGAATCGGGCCGGGTCTTCTATACCAATTCCGGCTCCGAGGCGAACGACACCATGGTCAAGATGCTGTGGTTCCTGCATGCCGCCGAGGGCAAGCCGCAAAAGCGCAAGATCCTGACGCGCTGGAACGCCTATCACGGCGTGACCGCGGTTTCCGCCTCGATGACCGGCAAGCCCTACAACTCGGTCTTCGGCCTGCCGCTGCCCGGCTTCATCCACCTGACCTGCCCGCATTACTGGCGCTATGGCGAGGAGGGCGAGACCGAGGAACAATTCGTCGCCCGCCTGGCCCGCGAATTGGAGGACACCATCACCCGCGAGGGCGCCGACACCATCGCCGGCTTCTTCGCCGAGCCGGTGATGGGCGCGGGGGGCGTGATCCCGCCGGCCCAGGGCTATTTCCAGGCCATCCTGCCGATCTTGCGCAAGCACGACATTCCGATGATCTCGGACGAGGTGATCTGCGGCTTCGGGCGCACCGGCAGCACCTGGGGCTGCCTGACCTATGACTTCATGCCCGATGCCATCATCTCGTCCAAGAACCTGACGGCGGGCTTTTTCCCCATGGGCGCGGTGATCCTCGGCCCCGACCTCGCGAAACGGGTCGAGGCCGCCGTCGAGGCGATCGAGGAGTTTCCGCACGGCTTCACCGCCTCGGGCCATCCGGTCGGCTGCGCCATCGCGCTGAAGGCCATCGACGTGGTGATGAACGAGGGGCTGGCCGAGAACGTGCGCCGCCTCGCCCCCCGCTTCGAGGCGGGGCTGCAGCGCATCGCCGACCGCCCGAACATCGGAGAATACCGCGGCATCGGCTTCATGTGGGCGCTGGAGGCGGTCAAGGACAAGCCGAGCAAGACCCCCTTCGACGGCAATCTCTCGGTCAGCGAGCGCATCGCCAATACCTGCACCGACCTGGGGCTGATCTGCCGGCCGCTGGGCCAGTCCATCGTGCTCTGCCCGCCCTTCATCCTGACCGAGGCGCAGATGGACGAGATGTTCGAGAAGCTGGAAAAGGCGCTCGACAAGGTCTTCGCCGAGGTCGCCTGA
- a CDS encoding cytochrome P450 — MIPPKPPARPGKPSVWRFLRDFRRDILSAQSDRLYRAWMAEFRGPFIHSFTCNDPVLVELILRKRPMDFPKSPRMAAGLQPLLGNSSFISNGETWLHQRRIIDPAFEGGRLREAFPAMWDAAQAGVARLAPLADGTEIDIEPLTSHIAADVIFRTLFSIPIEDATAAQVFQAFRDHQDAQPMVNLGGLMALPRWAQLHTRRVRETARRIRGLIRQLVAARAAEIAAGSAPQDLATKIMTTPDPQTGRSFTEAEMIDEVATFFLAGHETGASALAWTLYLLAESPEWQDRLAREARQNLAPDFAAMRNLPLARAVFREALRLYPPAAMTVRQCRRPETLRDRKAPRGAQLVLSPWHLHRHERLWDNPDHFDPSRWETENGKARQRDAFIPFSAGPRACPGAGFAMVEGPLILATLLRAYRLEPGRDRPVPIMRLTLRGKDGIRLCLFPRQTG; from the coding sequence ATGATCCCGCCCAAGCCACCGGCGCGGCCGGGAAAACCCTCGGTCTGGCGCTTCCTTCGCGATTTCCGCCGCGACATCCTGTCGGCGCAATCCGACCGGCTCTACCGCGCCTGGATGGCCGAGTTCCGCGGCCCCTTCATCCACAGCTTCACCTGCAACGACCCGGTGCTGGTCGAGCTGATCCTGCGAAAACGTCCGATGGATTTCCCAAAATCGCCGCGCATGGCGGCGGGTTTGCAGCCATTGCTCGGGAATTCCAGTTTCATCTCGAACGGCGAGACCTGGCTGCACCAGCGCCGCATCATCGATCCCGCCTTCGAGGGCGGCCGCCTGCGCGAGGCCTTCCCGGCGATGTGGGACGCGGCCCAGGCCGGCGTCGCGCGCCTGGCGCCGCTGGCCGACGGGACCGAGATCGACATCGAGCCGCTGACCAGCCACATCGCCGCCGACGTCATCTTCCGCACCCTGTTCTCGATCCCCATCGAGGACGCGACCGCCGCCCAGGTCTTCCAGGCCTTCCGCGACCATCAGGATGCCCAGCCGATGGTGAACCTGGGCGGGCTGATGGCCCTGCCCCGCTGGGCCCAGCTGCACACCCGCCGGGTGCGCGAGACGGCGCGCCGCATCCGCGGTCTGATCCGCCAGCTCGTCGCGGCCCGCGCCGCCGAGATCGCCGCCGGCAGCGCGCCGCAAGATCTCGCCACCAAGATCATGACCACGCCCGACCCGCAGACCGGCCGCAGCTTTACCGAGGCCGAGATGATCGACGAGGTCGCGACCTTCTTCCTGGCCGGGCACGAGACCGGCGCCTCGGCCTTGGCCTGGACGCTCTACCTGCTCGCCGAAAGCCCGGAATGGCAGGACCGGCTGGCGCGGGAGGCGCGGCAGAACCTCGCCCCGGATTTCGCCGCCATGCGCAACCTGCCGCTGGCCCGCGCCGTCTTCCGCGAGGCGCTGCGGCTCTACCCGCCCGCCGCCATGACGGTGCGGCAATGCCGCCGCCCCGAGACCCTGCGCGACCGCAAGGCGCCCAGGGGCGCGCAACTGGTGCTGTCGCCCTGGCACCTGCACCGGCACGAGCGGCTCTGGGACAATCCCGACCATTTCGACCCGTCGCGCTGGGAAACCGAGAACGGCAAGGCCCGCCAGCGCGACGCCTTCATCCCCTTCTCGGCCGGACCGCGCGCCTGCCCCGGCGCCGGCTTCGCCATGGTCGAGGGGCCGCTGATCCTCGCCACCCTCCTGCGCGCCTATCGTCTGGAACCCGGCCGCGACCGCCCGGTACCGATCATGCGGCTGACGCTGCGCGGCAAAGACGGCATCCGCCTGTGTCTTTTCCCAAGGCAAACGGGCTGA
- a CDS encoding M48 family metallopeptidase: MLKLTPILLILLYAAAMWFFSAWRLKAELNAKSTPLRHPRLLPMLERLGRAMDLPEVRAHVYEVGHVNGLAAPDGRIFLTRGFLDRLDRGEVTEAELASVIAHELGHVAHGHTRRRMVDFAGQNVVRMVLAGVLGRFLPGIGVWIANIAASAIAARLSRQDEFEADAFASALMVKAGLGTEPQKSLFRKLDRLAGAGRAGAPAWLMSHPPAEARIAAIERLEARWELA; encoded by the coding sequence ATGCTGAAGCTCACGCCGATCCTGCTGATCCTGCTTTATGCCGCCGCGATGTGGTTCTTTTCCGCATGGCGGCTCAAGGCCGAGCTGAACGCCAAGTCCACGCCGCTGCGCCATCCCCGGCTGCTGCCGATGCTGGAGCGGCTGGGCCGGGCCATGGACCTGCCCGAAGTGCGGGCGCATGTCTACGAGGTCGGCCATGTGAACGGGCTGGCCGCGCCCGACGGCCGCATCTTCCTGACCCGCGGCTTCCTCGACCGGCTGGACCGCGGCGAAGTGACCGAGGCCGAGCTGGCATCGGTCATCGCGCATGAGCTGGGCCATGTCGCCCATGGCCATACCCGGCGCCGCATGGTGGATTTCGCCGGGCAGAACGTGGTGCGCATGGTGCTGGCAGGGGTGCTGGGCCGTTTCCTGCCCGGCATCGGCGTCTGGATCGCCAATATCGCCGCCAGCGCCATTGCCGCCCGCCTGTCGCGCCAAGACGAATTCGAGGCCGACGCCTTCGCCAGCGCGCTGATGGTCAAGGCCGGGCTGGGCACCGAGCCGCAGAAAAGCCTGTTTCGCAAGCTCGACCGGCTGGCGGGCGCGGGCCGGGCGGGCGCGCCGGCCTGGCTGATGTCGCATCCGCCGGCCGAGGCCCGCATCGCCGCTATCGAGAGGCTCGAGGCGCGCTGGGAATTAGCCTAA
- a CDS encoding vWA domain-containing protein, producing MFRPFLDSLRRHGVPASLREYLDLLAGLQAGLSDWTPEGFYHLARATLVKNEAHIDRFDRAFAEAFSGLDEIPIEALVNEVSIPREWLEKLAEKLLTPEERAAVEGTGSFEELMKRLRERLAEQQGRHQGGNKWIGTAGTSPFGAYGYNPEGVRIGQAESRHRRAVKVWDKREFRDFDDSVELGTRNIKVALKRLRQWARHGALEELDLPGTIRASAEHGYIDVQTRPERHNAVKVLLFLDAGGSMDDHSRLVDELFSAARAEFKHLEHFYFHNCVYEALWKDNRRRWTETTPTWEVINRFGRDYKLIFVGDASMSPYEIAVPGGANEHWNPESGETWLKRLRETWPDHVWLNPVPRAHWGHTRSIAMIREIFEDRMQPLTLEGLTQAMRLLG from the coding sequence ATGTTCCGGCCCTTCCTCGACAGTCTGCGCCGCCATGGGGTGCCGGCCAGCCTGCGGGAATACCTGGACCTGCTGGCGGGGCTGCAGGCCGGGCTGTCGGACTGGACGCCCGAGGGCTTCTATCACCTCGCCCGCGCCACCCTGGTCAAGAACGAGGCGCATATCGACCGGTTCGACCGCGCCTTCGCCGAAGCCTTCTCGGGCCTTGACGAGATCCCCATCGAGGCGCTGGTGAACGAGGTCTCGATCCCGCGCGAATGGCTGGAAAAGCTGGCCGAGAAGCTGCTGACGCCCGAGGAGCGCGCCGCGGTCGAGGGCACCGGCAGTTTCGAGGAGCTGATGAAGCGCCTGCGCGAGCGGCTGGCCGAGCAACAGGGCCGCCACCAGGGCGGCAACAAATGGATCGGCACCGCCGGCACCTCGCCCTTCGGCGCCTATGGCTACAACCCCGAAGGGGTGCGGATCGGGCAAGCCGAAAGCCGCCACCGCCGCGCCGTCAAGGTCTGGGACAAGCGCGAGTTCCGCGACTTCGACGATTCGGTCGAGCTTGGCACCCGCAACATCAAGGTGGCGCTGAAGCGGCTGCGGCAATGGGCCCGCCACGGCGCGCTGGAGGAGCTGGACCTGCCCGGCACCATCCGCGCCAGCGCCGAGCATGGCTATATCGACGTGCAGACCCGGCCCGAGCGGCACAATGCCGTCAAGGTGCTGCTGTTCCTGGACGCGGGCGGCAGCATGGACGACCATTCGCGGCTGGTGGACGAGCTGTTCTCGGCCGCCCGCGCCGAGTTCAAGCACCTGGAGCATTTCTATTTCCACAATTGCGTCTACGAGGCGCTGTGGAAGGACAACCGCCGCCGCTGGACCGAGACGACGCCGACCTGGGAGGTCATCAACCGCTTCGGCCGCGACTACAAACTGATCTTCGTCGGCGACGCCTCGATGTCGCCCTATGAGATCGCCGTGCCCGGCGGCGCCAACGAGCACTGGAACCCCGAATCGGGCGAGACCTGGCTCAAGCGCCTGCGCGAGACCTGGCCGGATCACGTCTGGCTGAACCCGGTGCCGCGCGCGCATTGGGGCCATACCCGCTCGATCGCCATGATCCGCGAGATCTTCGAGGACCGCATGCAGCCCCTGACGCTGGAGGGGCTGACCCAGGCCATGCGCCTCCTTGGCTAG